In Novipirellula caenicola, the genomic stretch GACCCAGTCGCACCATCATTACCACCGCATCATCGAAATCTATGATCTCGAGCGAGGCGTGAAGCGGCCACCCGAAGGGCTGAACGCCGAGTCTCGCGATATCTTGGTCACCATGTTCGGCATTGCGATCACCGGTTGGGCTCGGATTCTCGAACGTGTCGCCCAGTCGTGTCAAACTCCGCTACCCAAAGCATCCTTGAATCTGGCGACGGTCATCTCGGCCATCCAAATCCCGTCGCGATGGGTCGTACGAAAGGTAGCCTCGGTGCAAGAGCAGCAAGCCGTTCAAGCGGTGTTCGCTGAATTCGAACGCACCGGGACGGTCAAAGCCAACTTGCCCGAAGAAGTGCGTTCCGTCCGCGCCGAACGCCCGATGGTGAACAACACGATCGGCTCGACCAACGCGATCGACTCGGCCAATGTGATTGTCCCAGCACGCGAGGTCACGCCGATCCGCGAAACGCCTCCCGCGGCGGAACCCGTAAGCGTCACAGTGGACGCCCCCGCTTCGTACGCTCAAGACTTGGTCGATGCTCCGTCGATCGGTCCCAAAACCGCCAAACGTTTCGCCGCCATCGGCATCACGACCATCGGGCAATTTTTAGCAAGCGATGCCGCGCAGATGGCGGTCCAGTTGGACACACGATGGATCACCGCAGAACTGATCGAAGATTGGCAGGCACAAGCCACACTGGTGACGCATATCCCATCGCTGTGTGGTTACAAGTCACAACTGCTGGTCGCGGTGGGCTGTCGAACGCCCGCCCAACTGGCCGACCGTGCCGCTGATGAGCTATGTGATGAAATCACCAATTATTGTCAAACCAAAGCTGGCCAACGCATCTTGCGAAGCAGCACGCCTCCGGAGCAAGCCGATGTTTCCCGCTGGATCGACGACGCTGGCGTGTACCGAGAAAGCCGAGCCGCCTAGGTTATAACCAGCGCTCGACGTGCGACGAACATCTCGATGGTTTGCTGAGCGCATAAGCCCTCCGCCGAAGCCGTCAACGGCTTGTTGATTTAATGAGCCGTGACGCGTCAGCGGCCGGGTCCCACGCGATACCCGTTGCCTTACAGCCCACAGCTCACAGCCCACAGCTCCACCGTTGCGATTCGCAGCTGGACTAAATCAACAGCCCGTCAGCGGCTTGTTGATTTATTGAAGCTTCCAGCGGCAAGAGGTGTATGATGGACTTCCTAGTCCGTCAATGGTGTACTGGACGGACTAAGAAGTCCGTCGTACGACTAATCAACAGCTCGTCAGCTGCTTGCTGTTTTAATGAGCCGTGACGCGTCAGCGGCCGGGTCCCACGCGATACCCGTTGCCTTACAGCCCGCGGCTCCACCGTTGCGATTCGCAGCTGGACTAAATCAACAGCCCGTCAACGGCTTGCTTTTTAGTGAAGTTTCCAGCGGCAAGAGGTGTATGATGGACTTCCTAGTCCGTCAACGGTGTACTCGACGGACTAGGAAGTCCATCGTACGACTAATCAACAAACCGCTAATCAACAGCCCGTCAAGACTTTCGTTCCATGGCGTCAGCGTTCCCCGAAACTCTTGGCGAGTTTCGCTACGGCGGCTCGACTCGGTGATGCTGGACTCGCTGCACCCTCCAAACACCATTGTGAACGGGGCAATGCGCACAATGGCTGAAAAGTGCAGCGAGCTCAGAATCAGCGAGCCAAAAAATCAAATTTGCCGCGACTGCCATTATACCGCAGCGTCTTTTTTCCTATGACCGAAGCATACATCGGAAATTCGGGAAACCGCAGGCCACCAAACTTATTAAATCGCCTATCCCACCGCAGTTAACGTCGCGACATTCTCGAAGTACCCATCACCTGATTTACAAAGTCCGAAAAACGATGGAATTGACTTCTTTTTCTTGACATAGCCCAACTGCACAAAATAGGCAAACTGCGAGCCAAAGGCAAAGTGCAATGATGGCCTAGTGTTCAGTGACGACAATCCGCTATGAAACCCGAACAATCATAACGAACCGCCCTATCGGGATAGAACGCTAGCCAAAGTCGGATGAATTGCTAGCACGATTAAATTCACACGGATGATTTGACGCATGAACACCCAACTCTCTCGATCGATCTGGAAAAACCTCGCCCTCGCTGGCGTGACCTGTTGTACTAGCGTGATGGGAGTCGGATGTGCCTCGACCAAGACTTCCAATACGGCGCGGACGGGAACGGAACAGATCTTGATCTCCGCCGCGATTGATCGTGCCTTCTCGAACGTGCAATTCAACGAATTAGCGGGCTACAAAGTCTTCATCGACGACAAGTACCTCGATTCTGTCGACAAGAGCTACCTGATGGCCACGCTTCGTCACAAAGTCTTTGAATCAGGCGGTCATTTGGTGACAGCGATCGACAAAGCGGACGTCGTGCTCGAACCACGCAGCGGGGGTGTCGGA encodes the following:
- a CDS encoding DUF4332 domain-containing protein; this encodes MSLLLTILRAAHCRSTHHYFALDAIPMLKTPSGMLLGNLLLQHYNAYLTGAKDPDTKFRDFKNHVLHVGDNHWGGAPKACEKWLAIAIEQLQNQQYKDAAYSLGVLSHYFTDPIMPLHTGSSEREGVVHRPMEWSVCQAYEEIYSQIRNGEVRVDFQLARHEDWISEAVTTAATQSHHHYHRIIEIYDLERGVKRPPEGLNAESRDILVTMFGIAITGWARILERVAQSCQTPLPKASLNLATVISAIQIPSRWVVRKVASVQEQQAVQAVFAEFERTGTVKANLPEEVRSVRAERPMVNNTIGSTNAIDSANVIVPAREVTPIRETPPAAEPVSVTVDAPASYAQDLVDAPSIGPKTAKRFAAIGITTIGQFLASDAAQMAVQLDTRWITAELIEDWQAQATLVTHIPSLCGYKSQLLVAVGCRTPAQLADRAADELCDEITNYCQTKAGQRILRSSTPPEQADVSRWIDDAGVYRESRAA